The following coding sequences are from one Verrucosispora sp. WMMD573 window:
- a CDS encoding DEAD/DEAH box helicase: MSGYRAGVRMDKAEREELRRLVADFRRWDRLAQDVRHWHRAVQQAATAAEGELRDRSVVVERSGQAAWRVLALRANDRDVVRCLKERATLPATTATDDALLRLLTDDAPRAVADLAPMLDVRRYLVGPARKQTAATAATFLRERHAEVIAADSAERLGQLGVPTAPSAPVRDSVRDLLDPSLRFALIAERTGRAPEPVERTGQERGSAGRIAPRRKPAGWTGPEPELMDRSVFGELPAALATIDKVVAGEAPYRSAARAAGEKVRHLEVQRILRDMSVETLRTVTRDRFRLGPLTDAGITTVQDVLHHGPSLQSLPGVGETTARRLLGAARTLWQTTYDDTPVRIEVEHRHPETTLLLRRLAEWDARRRTRGAAADLERAAELAPLGGTIDRRTSHLLVVPTRGLAASGLSESIEIVRRRAELLGRSTAPGRRNLGADPWDDFLSRPADYFAMLSELGFSSGDGNTVHGDLPDEIIEAVRDQALDGAHLTASLRGYQSFAARFALVQRKVIIGDEMGLGKTVEAIAVLAHLRSRGSTHFLVVCPAAVVTNWVREISGKSELRPHRVHGPGRDAAARAWLRDGGVAVTTYETLAWWVPQLREVPDLACVVVDEAHYVKNPQAQRSIRTKEIVARADRAILLTGTPLENKVDEFRNLASYVRPDLTVDATDLSPARFRRQIAPAYLRRNQDDVLDELPELIEVEEWLPMSSADTTRYREAVERANFMQMRQAAMLPAADSTKVQRLVEIVREAAENERRVIVFSHFREVLELVARTLPGPVFGPLTGSVPAHHRQRMVDEFSAARHGAVLVAQIVAGGVGLNIQSASVVVICEPQLKPTTEAQAIARAHRMGQVQSVQVHRLLSEEGVDQRITELLAGKRRIFDDFARVSDTADASPEAVDLSEAELVQEVVAAERERLLAPAPNLPSQHAPS; encoded by the coding sequence GTGTCGGGGTACCGGGCCGGGGTGCGGATGGACAAGGCTGAGCGTGAAGAACTCCGTCGGCTCGTGGCGGACTTCAGGCGATGGGATCGACTCGCCCAGGACGTGCGGCACTGGCACCGGGCCGTCCAGCAGGCGGCCACGGCCGCCGAAGGGGAATTGCGGGACCGCAGCGTCGTGGTCGAGCGCTCCGGCCAGGCCGCGTGGCGGGTGCTCGCGTTGCGGGCGAACGACCGTGACGTCGTCCGGTGCCTGAAGGAGCGGGCCACGCTGCCCGCGACGACGGCCACCGACGACGCGCTGCTGCGCCTGCTCACCGATGACGCCCCCCGCGCCGTCGCCGACCTCGCACCCATGCTCGACGTACGTCGGTACCTCGTCGGGCCGGCCAGGAAGCAGACGGCGGCCACCGCCGCGACGTTCCTGCGTGAGCGGCATGCGGAGGTCATCGCCGCCGACAGCGCCGAGCGCCTGGGGCAACTCGGCGTCCCCACCGCGCCCTCCGCCCCGGTCCGGGACAGCGTCCGCGACCTGCTCGACCCGTCCCTCCGCTTCGCGCTGATCGCCGAGCGCACCGGCCGGGCGCCCGAGCCTGTCGAACGGACGGGGCAGGAGCGCGGGTCTGCCGGGCGGATCGCACCGCGGCGGAAGCCGGCGGGGTGGACCGGCCCGGAGCCGGAGCTGATGGACCGGTCGGTCTTCGGGGAGCTGCCGGCGGCACTGGCCACCATCGACAAGGTCGTGGCCGGCGAAGCCCCGTACCGGTCGGCGGCACGTGCAGCGGGCGAGAAGGTCAGACATCTTGAGGTGCAACGCATCCTGCGGGACATGTCGGTGGAGACCTTGCGAACCGTCACCCGCGACCGGTTCCGCCTCGGACCGCTGACCGACGCCGGAATCACCACCGTGCAGGACGTGCTGCACCACGGCCCGTCGCTTCAGTCGCTTCCAGGGGTCGGGGAGACCACCGCCCGTCGCCTGCTCGGCGCGGCCCGTACCCTCTGGCAGACCACGTACGACGACACGCCGGTCCGCATCGAGGTCGAACACCGCCACCCGGAGACCACCCTGCTGCTGCGGCGGCTCGCCGAGTGGGACGCGCGCCGACGCACCCGTGGCGCGGCAGCCGACCTCGAACGCGCGGCTGAACTCGCCCCGCTGGGCGGCACCATCGACCGCAGGACCAGCCACCTGCTGGTCGTGCCGACCCGAGGGCTCGCCGCCAGCGGGCTCAGCGAAAGCATCGAGATCGTCAGACGGCGAGCCGAGCTGCTCGGCAGGTCGACCGCGCCCGGTCGACGGAACCTTGGTGCCGACCCGTGGGACGACTTCCTCAGCCGTCCCGCCGACTACTTCGCGATGCTCTCCGAGTTGGGATTCTCCAGCGGTGACGGGAACACGGTGCACGGCGATCTCCCGGACGAGATCATCGAGGCGGTACGCGACCAGGCACTCGACGGCGCACACCTGACCGCCTCCCTGCGCGGCTACCAGAGCTTCGCGGCGCGCTTCGCCCTGGTCCAGCGCAAGGTCATCATCGGGGACGAGATGGGCCTCGGTAAGACCGTCGAGGCGATAGCGGTCCTGGCGCACCTGCGCAGCAGGGGAAGCACCCACTTCCTGGTGGTGTGTCCCGCCGCCGTGGTGACCAACTGGGTCCGCGAGATCAGCGGCAAGTCGGAGCTGCGCCCACACCGGGTGCACGGCCCGGGACGCGACGCCGCGGCCCGCGCCTGGCTGCGGGACGGCGGCGTGGCGGTCACCACCTACGAGACCCTCGCCTGGTGGGTGCCGCAGTTGCGGGAGGTCCCCGACCTGGCGTGTGTAGTGGTCGACGAGGCCCACTACGTCAAGAACCCACAGGCGCAGCGGTCGATCAGGACGAAGGAAATCGTCGCGCGCGCCGACCGGGCCATCCTGCTCACCGGTACACCACTTGAGAACAAGGTCGACGAGTTCCGCAACCTCGCCTCCTACGTTCGCCCCGACCTCACCGTCGACGCCACCGACCTGTCACCCGCGCGGTTCCGGCGGCAGATCGCCCCGGCGTACCTGCGCCGCAACCAGGACGATGTGCTCGACGAACTGCCCGAACTCATCGAGGTCGAGGAGTGGCTGCCGATGTCCTCGGCGGACACCACGCGTTACCGCGAGGCGGTCGAGCGGGCAAACTTCATGCAGATGCGCCAGGCGGCGATGCTTCCGGCCGCCGATTCCACAAAGGTGCAGCGCCTCGTCGAGATTGTCCGCGAGGCGGCCGAGAACGAGCGCCGCGTCATCGTCTTCTCCCACTTCCGGGAGGTGCTCGAACTGGTCGCCCGTACCCTTCCCGGCCCGGTCTTCGGCCCGCTGACCGGCTCGGTGCCCGCCCACCACCGGCAGCGGATGGTGGACGAGTTCTCCGCCGCCCGTCACGGCGCCGTCCTGGTGGCCCAGATCGTGGCCGGTGGCGTCGGGCTCAACATCCAGTCCGCATCCGTTGTCGTCATCTGTGAACCGCAGCTGAAACCCACCACCGAGGCGCAGGCCATCGCCCGGGCGCACCGGATGGGGCAGGTTCAGTCGGTGCAGGTCCACCGGCTGCTCTCCGAGGAGGGCGTCGACCAGCGGATCACCGAACTGCTGGCGGGCAAGCGTCGCATCTTCGACGACTTCGCCCGGGTCAGCGACACGGCCGACGCGAGCCCCGAGGCGGTGGACCTGTCCGAGGCCGAACTCGTCCAGGAGGTGGTGGCCGCCGAACGCGAACGCCTCCTCGCCCCCGCGCCCAACCTCCCATCCCAGCACGCGCCTTCATGA
- a CDS encoding GNAT family N-acetyltransferase — protein MRLERITQENYEAALALSVRPDQEDLVGPVVKSLAEAYVFPDNAWPRLIYDGDSLVGFLMAFLNIQWNSGRDPDDRRSGLWRLNIAADAQARGYGRFAVAAVCQEIRVRGGTRAYVTWKPRAGGPEAFYLKLGFRPTGEQSGGETVGVLDL, from the coding sequence ATGCGGTTGGAAAGGATCACGCAGGAGAACTACGAGGCGGCGCTGGCGCTGTCCGTGCGCCCGGACCAGGAGGACCTGGTCGGACCGGTGGTCAAGTCGCTCGCCGAAGCGTATGTCTTTCCCGACAACGCCTGGCCGAGACTGATCTACGACGGAGACTCGCTTGTCGGGTTCCTGATGGCCTTCCTAAACATCCAGTGGAACTCCGGTCGCGATCCCGACGACCGACGGTCCGGCCTCTGGCGGCTGAACATCGCGGCTGACGCCCAGGCACGCGGCTATGGTCGCTTCGCCGTGGCAGCCGTGTGTCAGGAGATCCGGGTCCGGGGCGGCACGCGGGCGTACGTGACCTGGAAGCCTCGGGCCGGCGGCCCGGAAGCCTTCTATCTGAAGCTCGGTTTCCGGCCTACCGGCGAGCAGAGCGGCGGCGAAACGGTCGGCGTGCTCGACCTCTGA
- a CDS encoding MFS transporter, whose protein sequence is MIIYVLLVCSFAVATAEFVLVGLLTQVATDLDVSVAAAGQLVTAYMIVVTVGGPVATVLTRRLPRRELLAGTMALATVSAAASAMATSYPMLLSARLGSALAQALFMAVASQVAMASVPPRRQTVAVARLFGGFALATVLGLPLGSLIGEAYGWPVTFVAVAGMAALGLLGVLVFCPRIPTPPPAGVRDSIGALLRPGIYAGLGVTLLALTGFVAAFTYVAPMLRTVTGLSPGWVSVGLVGYGLGTIAGNLLAGRVRPQAITRRLPLAVGALTALLLVQPVLLPVAPLALVGLALLGATAFLVVPLVQTWLMGQVDAATTGLVAAVNISVAGAAGALGAALGGTVLAVGLGPAWIGPVAAVSVLAATLVATRLHRISSARGPSPEALVQR, encoded by the coding sequence GTGATCATCTACGTGCTCCTCGTCTGCTCGTTCGCCGTGGCCACCGCCGAATTCGTGCTTGTCGGCCTGCTCACCCAGGTCGCCACCGACCTGGACGTGTCCGTTGCCGCCGCCGGCCAACTGGTCACCGCGTACATGATCGTGGTCACCGTGGGCGGTCCGGTCGCCACCGTGCTGACCCGCCGGCTGCCGCGCCGGGAGCTGCTCGCCGGCACCATGGCGCTGGCCACGGTGTCCGCGGCGGCCAGCGCCATGGCCACCTCGTACCCGATGCTGCTGTCGGCCCGGCTGGGCTCGGCGCTGGCGCAGGCGCTGTTCATGGCGGTGGCCTCCCAGGTGGCCATGGCCTCGGTCCCGCCGCGGCGGCAGACCGTCGCGGTGGCCCGGCTGTTCGGCGGATTCGCCCTGGCCACCGTGCTCGGCCTGCCGCTGGGCAGCCTGATCGGTGAGGCGTACGGCTGGCCGGTCACCTTCGTGGCCGTGGCCGGCATGGCCGCGCTGGGGCTGCTCGGCGTGCTCGTCTTCTGCCCCCGCATCCCCACCCCGCCGCCGGCCGGGGTCCGCGACAGCATCGGTGCGCTGCTGCGTCCCGGCATCTACGCCGGGCTCGGCGTCACCCTGCTGGCGTTGACCGGCTTCGTGGCCGCGTTCACCTACGTCGCGCCGATGCTGCGTACCGTCACCGGCCTGAGCCCCGGCTGGGTCAGCGTCGGCCTGGTCGGCTACGGCCTCGGCACCATCGCCGGCAACCTGCTCGCCGGCCGGGTACGCCCCCAGGCGATCACCCGCCGGCTGCCCCTTGCCGTCGGCGCGCTGACCGCGCTCCTGCTGGTGCAGCCAGTCCTGCTGCCGGTCGCCCCGCTGGCGCTGGTCGGGCTGGCCCTGCTGGGCGCGACGGCGTTCCTGGTCGTGCCGCTGGTCCAGACCTGGCTGATGGGTCAGGTCGACGCGGCCACCACCGGTCTGGTCGCCGCAGTGAACATCTCCGTCGCCGGTGCCGCCGGAGCCCTCGGCGCAGCGCTCGGCGGCACGGTGCTCGCGGTCGGCCTCGGCCCGGCCTGGATCGGCCCGGTCGCCGCCGTCTCCGTCCTGGCCGCCACCCTCGTCGCCACCCGCCTCCACCGGATCTCGTCGGCGCGCGGGCCTTCGCCCGAGGCGTTGGTTCAACGGTGA
- a CDS encoding MerR family transcriptional regulator, whose translation MRIGELSARTGASVRMLRYYEEQGLLTPVRTESGYRIYQESDVDRVARIRCMLSAALPSGVVGQALRFLLDGRAAIPDEPTDRARLADTLQGELDLLTEKVEALRSSRDLLATIVADVRGDVVGPGKPGDPGGGVARRSVRKAGPAVGLAR comes from the coding sequence ATGCGGATCGGTGAGTTGAGCGCGCGGACCGGCGCGTCGGTGCGGATGCTGCGGTACTACGAGGAGCAGGGTCTGCTGACGCCGGTACGCACCGAGTCGGGCTATCGGATCTACCAGGAGTCCGACGTCGACCGGGTGGCCCGGATCCGGTGCATGCTGTCGGCCGCGCTGCCGTCCGGAGTGGTCGGACAGGCGCTGCGGTTCCTCCTGGACGGCCGGGCCGCGATCCCCGACGAGCCGACCGACCGCGCCCGGCTGGCCGACACCCTTCAGGGCGAGTTGGACCTGCTGACCGAGAAGGTCGAGGCGCTGCGGTCCAGCCGGGACCTGCTCGCCACAATCGTCGCCGACGTACGCGGTGACGTGGTGGGGCCGGGCAAACCCGGTGACCCGGGCGGCGGGGTGGCCCGTCGGTCGGTTCGCAAGGCCGGCCCGGCGGTCGGTCTCGCCCGCTGA
- a CDS encoding universal stress protein: MTYLIVVGVDGSDGGRRALRWAVGEAAERNGTVQAVTAWRWDGLEGGAMVAPNPIEEEERANALLSREIGKVTRGTSTAPVSAEVVEGRPADMLTAAARRADLLVLGSHGHGRLRHTVLGSVSEECVRKATCPVVVLPVPVPAPDGPAVPAVPA, encoded by the coding sequence ATGACGTACCTGATCGTCGTTGGCGTCGATGGTTCGGACGGTGGGCGACGTGCCCTGCGGTGGGCGGTCGGGGAGGCGGCCGAGCGCAACGGGACCGTACAGGCGGTGACCGCCTGGCGGTGGGACGGCCTGGAAGGTGGTGCCATGGTCGCGCCCAACCCGATCGAGGAGGAGGAGCGGGCCAACGCCCTGCTGTCCCGGGAGATCGGCAAGGTCACGCGGGGCACGTCGACGGCGCCGGTCTCGGCCGAGGTCGTCGAGGGCCGGCCGGCCGACATGCTCACCGCCGCCGCACGTCGCGCCGACCTGCTGGTGCTGGGCAGCCACGGGCATGGCCGGCTGCGGCACACCGTGCTCGGCTCGGTTAGCGAGGAGTGCGTACGTAAGGCGACCTGCCCGGTGGTGGTGCTCCCGGTGCCGGTTCCGGCTCCGGACGGTCCAGCCGTGCCGGCGGTGCCGGCCTGA
- a CDS encoding M23 family metallopeptidase, protein MTTGHPRSHRRARRTRFGLLFSLGIVIALVVAAVIVLRPPGPRPLFQMPVGCGETWQVGTYPGHGDYDVDFFPLSGDPWGQPVLASYEGTVTVAGINGSLGGRTPDNPDGPRGRGGGYWVKIDHGGRWETQYLHLLEPPLVQVGQRVVQGQQIGRIGSTGNSGAPHLHYEQRRGWQKVETYFDGAPSGITNDDAEYTLRLTSNNCP, encoded by the coding sequence GTGACGACCGGCCACCCCCGTTCCCACCGCCGCGCCCGCCGTACCCGGTTCGGGCTCCTGTTCAGCCTCGGCATCGTGATCGCCCTGGTCGTGGCGGCGGTGATCGTGCTGCGCCCGCCGGGGCCCCGTCCGCTGTTCCAGATGCCGGTCGGTTGCGGTGAGACCTGGCAGGTCGGTACCTATCCGGGGCACGGCGACTACGACGTGGACTTCTTCCCGCTCTCCGGCGACCCGTGGGGGCAACCGGTGCTCGCCTCGTACGAGGGCACCGTCACCGTGGCCGGGATCAACGGATCGCTGGGTGGTCGTACCCCGGACAATCCGGACGGCCCCCGGGGTCGTGGCGGTGGCTACTGGGTGAAGATCGACCACGGTGGCCGGTGGGAGACCCAGTATCTGCACCTGCTGGAGCCGCCGCTGGTGCAGGTCGGCCAGCGGGTCGTCCAGGGCCAGCAGATCGGCCGGATCGGCAGCACCGGTAACTCCGGCGCCCCGCATCTGCACTACGAGCAGCGGCGCGGCTGGCAGAAGGTGGAGACCTACTTCGACGGCGCCCCGTCGGGCATCACCAACGACGATGCCGAGTACACGCTGCGGCTGACCAGCAACAACTGTCCGTAG
- a CDS encoding ABC transporter substrate-binding protein codes for MSRTRFRLAGATIALMLAAVAGCSGGEGVDVDGNDTAGAGGVLNAAIGGEPDQLDPHKTSAYYSFQVLENVFDTLVEPDANLEMKPSLATEWTTSEDQLTWTFTLREGVKFSDGSPLTAEDVVYSYNRIIDEKLNNAYKFGTVKSIEATDPKTVVVTLNAPTPNLLANLGGFKGVAIVQKANVESGEITTKPVGSGPFAVENYSSGDSIRLVRNDNYWGEKPKLDGVRFTFVSDPTVALQNLRGGEVHWTDNLPPQQVPALLDGDEPTVQSVPSTDYWYLALNQARKPYDDVNVRRAIAFALDREAITKAAKFGLATVNQTAIPQNSAFYYEYAPYTHDVNQAKQLLDQAGVSGLTMDLMVTSEYPETVTAAQVIASQLEAVGITVEIRTLDFAQWLDEQGAGKFDSFMLGWLGNIDPDEFYYAQHHSDGTFNFHKYANPNVDRLLDQARTETDQAARKQQYEQVAKQIVDDASYIYLYNPDVAQGWSKQLSGYEVRTDRAIRFRDVALAR; via the coding sequence ATGTCCAGGACCAGATTCAGGTTGGCCGGCGCGACGATCGCCCTGATGCTCGCCGCCGTGGCGGGATGCAGTGGGGGCGAGGGCGTCGACGTCGACGGCAACGACACGGCGGGCGCCGGCGGCGTGCTCAACGCCGCGATCGGCGGCGAGCCCGACCAGCTCGATCCGCACAAGACCTCCGCCTACTACAGCTTCCAGGTGCTGGAGAACGTCTTCGACACGCTCGTCGAGCCGGACGCCAACCTGGAGATGAAGCCTTCCCTGGCCACCGAGTGGACCACCAGCGAGGATCAGCTGACCTGGACGTTCACCCTCCGCGAGGGCGTCAAGTTCTCCGACGGTTCGCCGTTGACCGCCGAGGACGTCGTCTACTCCTACAACCGGATCATCGACGAGAAGCTGAACAACGCGTACAAGTTCGGCACCGTGAAGTCGATCGAGGCCACCGACCCGAAGACCGTGGTGGTGACCCTCAACGCGCCGACCCCTAACCTGCTGGCCAACCTCGGTGGCTTCAAGGGCGTGGCGATCGTCCAGAAGGCCAACGTGGAATCCGGTGAGATCACCACCAAGCCGGTCGGCAGTGGTCCGTTCGCCGTGGAGAACTACAGCTCCGGCGACAGCATCCGGCTGGTTCGCAACGACAACTACTGGGGCGAGAAGCCGAAGCTGGACGGCGTCCGGTTCACCTTCGTCAGCGACCCCACCGTCGCCCTGCAGAACCTGCGCGGCGGCGAGGTGCACTGGACCGACAACCTGCCACCGCAGCAGGTGCCGGCGTTGCTCGACGGGGACGAACCGACGGTGCAGTCGGTGCCGTCGACCGACTACTGGTATCTCGCGCTCAACCAGGCACGCAAGCCGTACGACGACGTGAACGTCCGCCGGGCCATCGCCTTCGCGCTGGACCGGGAGGCGATCACCAAGGCCGCCAAGTTCGGGCTGGCCACGGTCAACCAGACGGCGATCCCGCAGAACAGTGCCTTCTACTACGAGTACGCGCCGTACACCCACGACGTCAACCAGGCCAAGCAGCTGCTCGACCAGGCCGGGGTGAGCGGTCTGACCATGGACCTCATGGTCACCAGCGAGTACCCGGAGACGGTCACCGCCGCCCAGGTCATCGCCTCGCAACTGGAGGCCGTCGGGATCACTGTCGAGATTCGTACGCTGGACTTCGCGCAGTGGCTCGACGAGCAGGGCGCCGGCAAGTTCGACTCGTTCATGCTCGGCTGGCTGGGCAACATCGACCCCGACGAGTTCTACTACGCCCAGCACCACAGCGACGGCACGTTCAACTTCCACAAGTACGCCAACCCGAACGTCGACCGGCTGCTCGACCAGGCCCGGACGGAGACCGACCAGGCCGCCCGCAAGCAGCAGTACGAGCAGGTGGCCAAGCAGATCGTGGACGACGCCAGCTACATCTACCTCTACAACCCCGATGTGGCACAGGGCTGGTCCAAGCAGCTCAGTGGCTACGAGGTACGCACGGACCGGGCGATCCGGTTCCGCGACGTGGCTCTCGCCCGGTGA
- a CDS encoding ABC transporter permease: protein MARFVIRRLLQSAIVLLGVTLVVFLLLQLVPGDPVRVALGTRFDPQTYEALRARAGLDQPLVVQYFDYLRRALTGDLGVSFRSGRPVTAIVLERLPATLSLAVTAVVFAMAVAFPLGIVSAIRSGSLVDHAARVFSQFGVSVPDFWMGIMGILLFSGVLGWLPPSGYVALTEDPGRWLSHVALPAATVGLVTASILTRFIRSSMLEVLSEDYVRTAEAKGLRTRVVVLRHVLRNALIPVVTVVAVQMASLLGGVIVIEVLFAWPGIGRLTYDAVAARDYPVLQGAVLLVAALFLLVNLLVDILYARLDPRITVK, encoded by the coding sequence GTGGCCCGCTTCGTCATCCGTCGGCTGCTGCAGTCGGCCATCGTGCTGCTCGGTGTGACCCTCGTGGTGTTCCTGCTGCTCCAACTGGTGCCGGGTGACCCGGTCCGGGTCGCCCTCGGCACTCGCTTCGACCCGCAGACCTACGAGGCGCTGCGGGCCCGGGCGGGGCTGGACCAGCCGCTGGTGGTGCAGTATTTTGACTACCTGCGGCGGGCGCTGACCGGCGACCTCGGGGTGAGCTTCCGCAGTGGACGCCCGGTCACCGCGATCGTGCTGGAGCGGCTGCCGGCGACCCTGTCGCTGGCGGTCACCGCGGTGGTGTTCGCCATGGCGGTCGCCTTTCCACTGGGGATCGTCTCGGCCATCCGCAGCGGCTCGCTTGTCGACCATGCGGCCCGGGTGTTCAGTCAGTTCGGTGTCTCGGTGCCGGACTTCTGGATGGGAATCATGGGCATCCTGCTCTTCTCCGGGGTGCTCGGCTGGCTGCCGCCGTCGGGGTACGTCGCACTCACCGAGGATCCGGGGCGCTGGTTGTCCCACGTGGCGTTGCCCGCCGCCACGGTCGGCCTGGTGACCGCCTCGATCCTCACCCGGTTCATCCGCTCGTCGATGTTGGAGGTGCTCTCCGAGGACTACGTGCGTACCGCCGAGGCGAAGGGACTGCGTACCCGGGTGGTGGTGTTGCGGCATGTGCTGCGCAACGCCCTCATCCCGGTGGTGACCGTGGTGGCGGTGCAGATGGCCAGCCTGCTCGGAGGGGTGATCGTGATCGAGGTGCTGTTCGCCTGGCCCGGCATCGGGCGGCTCACCTACGACGCCGTCGCGGCCCGGGACTATCCGGTCCTGCAAGGGGCGGTGCTGCTGGTCGCGGCGCTGTTCCTCCTGGTCAACCTGTTGGTCGACATTCTCTACGCCCGTCTCGATCCGAGGATCACGGTCAAATGA
- a CDS encoding ABC transporter permease, producing MSEQTINHEGQLRRVLAALRRDPLALTGSLVLVVLVVVGVGGSWLAPSGINEVNVDQMLQPPSWAHPFGTDELGRDVLSRVMVAARVSLQVGLVSVGIALVVGATLGLFAGYYRGWLDNVLMRCMDVLFAFPVLLLAVAIVAVLGPGLVTAMVAIGVVYTPIFARVTRAGVLSVREQVFVRAAVSVGASDLRIMRRHVLPNIAAPLIVQTSLSLAFAILSEAALSFLGLGVQPPDPAWGRMLFDGRGFVTDAWWLGFFPGAAIFLTVLAFNLVGDALRDVLDPRQLTVSEARRSTA from the coding sequence ATGAGCGAGCAGACGATCAACCATGAGGGGCAGCTGCGCCGGGTGCTCGCCGCGCTGCGGCGCGATCCGCTGGCCCTGACCGGCAGCCTGGTGCTGGTGGTGCTTGTCGTGGTCGGCGTGGGCGGCTCCTGGCTGGCGCCGTCGGGCATCAACGAGGTGAACGTCGACCAGATGCTTCAGCCGCCGAGCTGGGCCCACCCGTTCGGCACCGACGAGTTGGGTCGCGACGTGCTCAGCCGGGTCATGGTCGCCGCCCGGGTGTCGTTGCAGGTCGGCCTGGTCAGCGTCGGCATCGCACTGGTGGTGGGGGCGACCCTCGGGCTGTTCGCCGGCTACTACCGCGGCTGGCTCGACAACGTGCTGATGCGCTGCATGGACGTGCTGTTCGCGTTCCCGGTGCTGCTGCTGGCGGTGGCGATCGTGGCGGTGCTCGGCCCGGGACTGGTCACCGCGATGGTGGCGATCGGGGTGGTCTACACGCCGATCTTCGCCCGGGTGACCCGGGCCGGCGTGCTCTCGGTCCGAGAACAGGTCTTCGTCCGGGCCGCGGTCTCGGTCGGCGCGTCCGACCTGCGGATCATGCGGCGGCACGTGCTGCCGAACATCGCGGCACCGCTGATCGTGCAGACGTCGCTCTCCCTGGCCTTCGCGATTCTCTCCGAGGCGGCGCTGTCCTTCCTCGGCCTCGGTGTCCAGCCACCCGATCCGGCCTGGGGCCGAATGCTGTTCGACGGGCGCGGGTTCGTCACCGACGCCTGGTGGCTGGGCTTCTTCCCCGGTGCGGCGATCTTCCTCACGGTCCTGGCCTTCAACCTGGTCGGTGACGCGCTGCGGGACGTGCTGGATCCCCGCCAGCTCACCGTCAGCGAAGCCAGGAGGAGCACCGCATGA
- a CDS encoding ABC transporter ATP-binding protein, with amino-acid sequence MKPVLAVEDLTVTIGTRRGPAHAVAGVDWAVQPGETLALVGESGSGKSMSVLAATGLAPRTARVTGRVHLLDTELTGLTEERRRRLRGRHIGFVFQDPMTSLNPVLTVGRQVTEAAEEHLGLTRRAARSRAVELLDMVGIPSAGQRVDAYPHQFSGGMRQRVVIAMALACEPDLLIADEPTTALDVTTQAQIVELVADLQRRLGTAVVWITHDLGVVAGIADTVAVMYAGRILEQGPVDAVFGTPSHPYTAALLAARPDPAAGGAELVTIAGAPPSPLDLPAGCAFWPRCPVRGDARCEHELPPLVPVSAGHQVRTFYPQPSDGERR; translated from the coding sequence ATGAAGCCGGTACTGGCCGTCGAGGACCTCACCGTCACCATCGGCACCCGGCGTGGGCCGGCCCACGCGGTCGCCGGGGTCGACTGGGCGGTGCAGCCCGGGGAGACGCTGGCGCTGGTCGGCGAGTCGGGCAGTGGCAAGAGCATGAGCGTGCTCGCGGCCACCGGGCTGGCACCCCGCACCGCGCGGGTGACCGGGCGGGTGCACCTGCTCGACACGGAACTCACCGGGCTGACCGAGGAACGCCGTCGGCGACTGCGAGGGCGGCACATCGGGTTCGTCTTCCAGGATCCGATGACCTCGCTCAATCCGGTGCTCACCGTCGGCCGGCAGGTCACCGAGGCCGCCGAGGAACACCTCGGGCTGACCCGGCGGGCTGCCCGGTCCCGCGCCGTCGAACTGCTGGACATGGTCGGCATCCCGTCAGCGGGGCAGCGGGTGGACGCGTACCCGCACCAGTTCTCCGGCGGCATGCGCCAGCGGGTGGTGATCGCCATGGCGTTGGCCTGCGAGCCGGACCTGCTGATCGCCGACGAGCCGACCACGGCCCTCGACGTCACCACCCAGGCGCAGATCGTCGAGCTGGTCGCCGACCTGCAACGACGCCTCGGCACCGCGGTCGTCTGGATCACCCACGATCTGGGTGTGGTCGCCGGCATCGCCGACACCGTGGCGGTCATGTACGCCGGCCGGATCCTCGAACAGGGGCCGGTCGACGCCGTGTTCGGCACGCCGTCGCACCCGTACACGGCGGCTCTGCTGGCCGCCCGTCCGGACCCGGCGGCCGGCGGCGCGGAACTGGTCACCATCGCCGGTGCGCCGCCCAGCCCGTTGGACCTGCCGGCGGGCTGCGCATTCTGGCCCCGCTGCCCGGTGCGGGGTGACGCCCGCTGCGAGCACGAACTGCCGCCGCTGGTACCGGTCTCGGCCGGGCACCAGGTCCGCACCTTCTATCCGCAGCCGAGCGACGGGGAGCGCCGATGA